A single window of Ptychodera flava strain L36383 chromosome 3 unlocalized genomic scaffold, AS_Pfla_20210202 Scaffold_25__1_contigs__length_14229661_pilon, whole genome shotgun sequence DNA harbors:
- the LOC139125402 gene encoding uncharacterized protein: MVFSQDAQFISHPVDTLVKVGNEVTFDCVLENVGDGVVSWLKGEEDLYRGIATTPDLYESDAFKECCELTGDTASGDFSMKIKSAKYEDAAAWYCKYSGGGVILEEHGSLSVLDNLDCSVEDGTKNEGLYQVIEGNTKKLNCLSDGAPPGSLTWIEMA; the protein is encoded by the exons TCTTTTCACAGGATGCTCAGTTTATCAGCCATCCTGTTGACACACTTGTAAAAGTCGGAAATGAGGTTACCTTTGACTGTGTGTTGGAAAATGTGGGCGATGGAGTAGTGTCATGGCTCAAAGGCGAAGAAGACCTCTACAGGGGCATAGCAACAACTCCTGACCTATACGAATCTGATGCGTTCAAGGAATGCTGTGAGCTCACTGGAGATACAGCAAGCGGTGATTTTTCCATGAAAATCAAAAGCGCTAAATACGAAGACGCTGCTGCTTGGTATTGTAAATACAGTGGTGGTGGAGTTATCTTGGAGGAACACGGCAGCCTTTCTGTGCTTG ACAACCTTGACTGTTCGGTAGAAGATGGCACTAAGAATGAAGGTCTTTATCAAGTTATTGAAGGTAACACCAAGAAACTAAATTGTCTTTCTGACGGAGCTCCACCTGGTTCTCTGACCTGGATAGAGATGGCGTAG